In Halalkalicoccus subterraneus, a single genomic region encodes these proteins:
- a CDS encoding 3-dehydroquinate synthase II has protein sequence MTRSVWLKADDAVGDWETRKRRITAGLEAGVDWVLVDEDDVERVRELGSVNVAAFRSGGDVHVMDAEESETEPDPDAVVVGKKGEGDGTVDLPEDFSGSADLSALRREAELATGAYIRIFDEYYESFAEQAAEEADYTVVVGEDWTIIPLENLIARIGEETELIAGVQSAEEARTAFETLELGADAVLLDSDDPDTIRETVAVRDSAEREHLDLDWATVTEIAQTGSADRVCVDTGSLMDHDEGMLVGSMSRGLFFVHAETAESPYVASRPFRVNAGAVHAYVRTPDGGTKYLSELESGDEVQIVDANGETREAIVGRVKIESRPMFRVEAETENGDRVATLLQNAETIKVRTREGRKAVTDLEEGDEVLLYYEAVARHFGEAVEERIIEK, from the coding sequence ATGACGCGATCCGTGTGGCTGAAAGCCGACGACGCGGTCGGCGACTGGGAGACGCGCAAACGACGAATCACCGCCGGGCTGGAGGCCGGCGTCGACTGGGTCCTCGTCGACGAGGACGACGTCGAGCGCGTGCGCGAACTGGGCAGCGTGAACGTCGCGGCCTTCCGTTCGGGTGGCGACGTCCACGTCATGGACGCCGAGGAGTCCGAGACCGAGCCCGACCCGGACGCCGTCGTGGTCGGCAAGAAAGGCGAGGGCGACGGCACCGTCGACCTCCCCGAGGACTTCTCGGGGTCGGCGGACCTCTCGGCGCTGCGGCGCGAAGCGGAGCTCGCGACGGGGGCCTATATCAGGATCTTCGACGAGTACTACGAGTCCTTCGCCGAGCAGGCGGCCGAGGAGGCCGACTACACGGTCGTCGTCGGCGAGGACTGGACGATCATCCCGCTGGAGAACCTGATCGCCCGGATCGGCGAAGAGACCGAACTGATCGCCGGCGTCCAGAGCGCCGAGGAGGCCCGCACCGCCTTCGAGACCTTGGAACTGGGTGCGGACGCCGTGTTACTCGATTCGGACGATCCCGATACGATCCGCGAGACGGTCGCCGTACGCGACAGCGCCGAGCGCGAACACCTCGATCTGGACTGGGCGACGGTCACCGAGATCGCCCAAACGGGCAGTGCCGACCGGGTCTGTGTCGATACGGGCAGCCTGATGGACCACGACGAGGGGATGCTCGTCGGATCGATGAGTCGAGGACTGTTCTTCGTCCACGCCGAGACCGCCGAGTCGCCGTACGTCGCCTCGCGGCCCTTCCGGGTCAACGCCGGGGCGGTCCACGCCTACGTTCGCACGCCGGACGGCGGCACGAAGTACCTCTCGGAGCTCGAAAGCGGCGACGAGGTCCAGATCGTCGACGCGAACGGGGAGACCCGCGAGGCGATCGTCGGCCGCGTGAAGATCGAGAGCCGGCCGATGTTCCGCGTCGAGGCCGAAACCGAGAACGGGGATCGGGTCGCGACGTTGCTCCAGAACGCAGAAACCATCAAGGTCCGGACCCGCGAGGGGCGAAAAGCCGTGACCGACCTCGAGGAGGGCGACGAGGTGTTGCTCTACTACGAGGCGGTTGCGCGCCACTTCGGCGAGGCCGTCGAGGAGCGCATCATCGAGAAGTGA
- a CDS encoding zinc ribbon domain-containing protein: MSGESHKRPWFAAFLAIAVPGLGHVYLRAWFRALLWFWMVVLSFVLFVPEGLVDGVNSFGDALALSADLPFEAQLALFVVIGFSAADAYWQASQERQRVEGHRCPHCGREVDDLELDFCHWCTEPLDPEAEPEGPDLTSR, from the coding sequence ATGAGCGGGGAGTCGCACAAGCGACCGTGGTTCGCGGCCTTTCTAGCGATCGCCGTTCCCGGCCTCGGCCACGTCTACCTCCGGGCCTGGTTCCGTGCCCTGTTGTGGTTCTGGATGGTCGTCCTCTCGTTCGTCCTGTTCGTTCCGGAGGGGCTCGTCGACGGGGTCAACTCGTTCGGCGACGCCCTCGCGCTTTCCGCGGACCTTCCGTTCGAGGCACAGCTAGCGCTCTTCGTCGTGATCGGGTTCAGCGCCGCCGACGCCTACTGGCAGGCGAGTCAGGAGCGCCAGCGCGTCGAGGGCCACCGCTGCCCGCACTGCGGACGCGAGGTCGACGACCTCGAACTCGACTTCTGTCACTGGTGTACCGAACCGCTCGACCCCGAGGCCGAACCCGAAGGACCCGACCTCACTTCTCGATGA
- a CDS encoding AIR synthase family protein, whose protein sequence is MSDLGKIDREFFDEQIYPHLGADREDVRLGPQHGVDFGVIDVGDRVVALATDPVFVMPSLGFDRAAWFAFHILMSDVAVSGLRPTHLSIDLNLPAEITDEQFATVWKTMHAEAEDLGVSVVTGHTGRYAGCNYPMVGGGTALAVGDPADLVRPDGARAGDEVIVTKGPAIEATGLLAIQFEDLLDLDGEAMEAAKERFYDMSPVRDALVAAAAGPVTAMHDATEGGMYGGLHEIARAGGVRIDVERDAVPVLGGVEETCGAFEIDPWISISEGTLLVTVESGGATDVLSALESEDIPAARVGEASAGTGVYFDGEPVERPERDPFWAAFEEGMAELEGEE, encoded by the coding sequence ATGAGCGATCTGGGCAAGATCGACCGCGAGTTCTTCGACGAGCAGATCTACCCGCACCTCGGTGCCGACCGGGAGGACGTCCGGCTCGGGCCACAGCACGGCGTCGATTTCGGGGTAATCGACGTGGGCGATCGGGTCGTCGCGCTCGCGACCGACCCCGTCTTCGTCATGCCCTCGTTGGGCTTCGACCGGGCGGCGTGGTTCGCCTTCCACATCCTGATGAGCGACGTCGCGGTCTCCGGGCTCCGCCCGACGCACCTCTCGATCGACCTCAACCTGCCCGCCGAGATCACCGACGAGCAGTTCGCGACGGTCTGGAAGACGATGCACGCCGAGGCCGAGGACCTTGGCGTCTCGGTCGTGACCGGCCACACCGGGCGATACGCGGGCTGTAACTACCCGATGGTCGGCGGCGGCACCGCACTCGCCGTCGGCGATCCCGCGGATCTGGTGCGCCCGGACGGCGCGCGGGCGGGCGACGAGGTGATCGTCACGAAGGGACCGGCGATCGAGGCGACGGGGCTGCTCGCGATCCAGTTCGAGGACCTCCTCGATCTCGATGGGGAAGCGATGGAGGCCGCAAAGGAGCGTTTTTACGACATGAGCCCCGTGCGTGACGCGTTGGTCGCGGCCGCGGCCGGACCGGTCACGGCGATGCACGACGCCACCGAGGGCGGGATGTATGGAGGGCTCCACGAGATTGCACGGGCCGGCGGCGTGCGGATCGACGTCGAGCGCGACGCGGTACCGGTCCTGGGCGGGGTCGAGGAGACTTGCGGGGCCTTCGAGATCGACCCGTGGATCTCGATCAGCGAGGGGACCCTGCTGGTGACCGTCGAGAGCGGCGGGGCCACGGACGTGCTCTCGGCGCTCGAATCGGAAGACATCCCGGCGGCGCGCGTCGGCGAGGCGAGCGCGGGCACGGGCGTCTACTTCGACGGCGAACCCGTAGAGCGCCCCGAGCGCGATCCCTTTTGGGCGGCCTTCGAAGAGGGAATGGCCGAGTTGGAGGGCGAAGAATGA
- the thiD gene encoding bifunctional hydroxymethylpyrimidine kinase/phosphomethylpyrimidine kinase — MTRRPAPHTPPVALTIAGSDSGGGAGIQADVKTMESHGVFATSAITAVTAQNTRGVERSHVLPTAEIDAQIEAVTDDFEVGAIKTGMLATSGIVELVVETLADYDGPAVIDPVMVATSGDRLLEPEAEAAYEALIAEATVVTPNADEAAVLTGIDPEDADDAREVGEALVETGAEAALVKGGHLPTEDVQDVLVTDEGSEVFEHARVDTEATHGSGCTLGSAIAARLARGEDLDRAVPGALDFMERAVRYSLDVGEGPGAVHHLASLRDRAEREPTAERVQGIVERFVAEDLRELVPEVGMNVVGATPYAESVGETAAVEGRITRTMSGIAPNRGVRFGASSHVARFLLSAREFAPDLRFAVNCRFDDDVEAALDALDAPIAEFDRGEEPENVKAAEGSTMGWGARQAFDVEETPAAVIDRGEVGKEAIVKLVAPDPETVIERTLAVRDALDGAPD; from the coding sequence ATGACCCGCAGACCGGCCCCGCACACCCCGCCGGTGGCACTGACGATCGCGGGCAGCGATTCGGGCGGCGGCGCGGGGATCCAGGCCGACGTCAAGACGATGGAATCGCATGGAGTGTTCGCGACGAGCGCGATCACCGCGGTCACCGCCCAAAACACCCGCGGGGTCGAGCGCTCGCACGTTCTCCCCACCGCGGAGATCGACGCCCAGATCGAGGCCGTGACGGACGACTTCGAGGTGGGCGCGATCAAGACCGGCATGCTCGCGACGAGCGGGATCGTCGAGCTAGTGGTCGAAACGCTCGCCGACTACGACGGACCGGCGGTGATCGACCCGGTGATGGTCGCAACCAGCGGGGATCGACTGCTCGAACCCGAGGCCGAGGCGGCCTACGAGGCACTGATCGCCGAGGCCACCGTGGTGACACCGAACGCCGACGAGGCCGCCGTCCTGACCGGGATCGATCCCGAGGACGCCGACGACGCCCGCGAGGTCGGCGAGGCGCTCGTCGAAACGGGTGCGGAGGCGGCGCTCGTCAAGGGCGGACACCTGCCGACCGAGGACGTACAGGACGTGCTCGTGACGGACGAGGGAAGCGAGGTCTTCGAGCACGCGCGGGTCGACACCGAGGCGACCCACGGCTCGGGCTGTACCCTCGGGTCGGCGATCGCCGCCCGCCTCGCACGCGGCGAGGACCTCGACCGAGCGGTCCCGGGCGCGCTCGACTTCATGGAGCGCGCCGTCAGGTACTCGCTCGACGTGGGAGAGGGTCCGGGGGCGGTCCACCACCTCGCCAGCCTCCGAGACCGCGCCGAGCGCGAGCCGACGGCCGAGAGAGTGCAAGGAATCGTCGAGCGGTTCGTCGCGGAGGACCTTCGAGAACTCGTCCCCGAGGTGGGGATGAACGTCGTCGGGGCGACACCCTACGCCGAATCAGTGGGCGAGACCGCCGCCGTCGAGGGACGGATCACGAGAACGATGTCGGGCATCGCGCCCAATCGGGGGGTTCGCTTCGGGGCGTCGAGTCACGTCGCGCGCTTCCTGCTGTCGGCCCGCGAGTTCGCGCCCGACCTCCGATTCGCGGTGAACTGCCGGTTCGACGACGACGTCGAGGCGGCGCTCGACGCCCTCGACGCCCCGATCGCCGAGTTCGACCGGGGCGAGGAGCCCGAGAACGTGAAAGCGGCGGAGGGTAGTACGATGGGGTGGGGCGCTCGCCAGGCGTTCGACGTCGAGGAGACGCCCGCGGCCGTGATCGACCGCGGAGAGGTCGGCAAGGAGGCGATCGTCAAGTTGGTCGCGCCCGACCCTGAGACAGTGATCGAACGGACGCTGGCGGTCCGGGACGCGCTCGACGGGGCGCCGGACTAG
- a CDS encoding 5-formyltetrahydrofolate cyclo-ligase, with amino-acid sequence MDKQALRERIWDALESEGIARFPFPPHGRIPNFAGADEAAERLVETPEWDEVETVKANPDAPQLPVRRRALREGKTLYMAQPRLKSEKPFLELDPAEVSDIDEATTVSGVAKHGVPRGPDGMPAIDLVVSGSVAMTETGARVGKGEGYSDLEFAVLRELDLVDDDTPTATTVHETQVVDDAPAPAAHDVPMDLVCTPERVIRTEGGEKPSGIDWSLLPAERIAEIPVLDRVR; translated from the coding sequence ATGGACAAACAGGCGCTACGCGAGCGGATATGGGACGCGCTCGAATCGGAGGGGATCGCCCGGTTCCCGTTCCCGCCCCACGGCCGGATCCCCAACTTCGCGGGGGCCGACGAGGCGGCCGAACGACTGGTCGAAACACCCGAGTGGGACGAGGTGGAGACGGTCAAGGCCAACCCCGACGCCCCGCAACTTCCCGTACGCCGGCGAGCGCTCCGTGAGGGCAAGACCCTCTACATGGCCCAGCCGCGGCTGAAAAGCGAGAAACCGTTCCTCGAACTCGATCCTGCCGAGGTGAGCGATATCGACGAAGCGACGACCGTTTCAGGGGTAGCGAAACACGGCGTTCCGAGAGGTCCCGACGGGATGCCCGCGATCGACCTCGTGGTGTCGGGCAGCGTGGCGATGACCGAAACCGGCGCGCGGGTCGGCAAGGGCGAGGGCTACTCGGACCTCGAATTCGCGGTCCTCCGTGAACTCGACCTCGTCGACGACGACACCCCGACGGCGACGACCGTCCACGAGACGCAGGTGGTCGACGACGCTCCCGCCCCCGCCGCCCACGACGTGCCGATGGATCTCGTATGTACCCCCGAACGCGTGATTCGGACCGAGGGCGGGGAGAAACCGTCGGGGATCGACTGGTCGCTGCTCCCCGCGGAGCGAATCGCGGAGATCCCGGTGCTCGATCGCGTTCGCTAG
- a CDS encoding PF20097 family protein produces the protein MDERRCPDCGVTMDTGTLIGSADREAVKLRTDESAGGVLGKLGMKETLPVTAWACPECGLVRLYADDSASA, from the coding sequence ATGGACGAGAGACGCTGTCCCGACTGTGGGGTGACGATGGACACCGGAACGCTGATCGGTTCGGCCGACCGCGAGGCGGTGAAGCTCCGCACCGACGAGTCTGCCGGCGGCGTGCTCGGGAAGCTCGGAATGAAGGAAACGCTGCCGGTCACGGCGTGGGCCTGTCCGGAGTGCGGGCTGGTTCGGCTCTACG